The Peribacillus simplex genome contains a region encoding:
- a CDS encoding SDR family oxidoreductase — protein sequence MKVFVVGANGQIGKYLVDLLKDSPDHSVRAMVRKEEQSKHLEKNGIESAVVSLTGSVDEIANAAKGCDAIVFTAGSGGSTGADQTLLIDLDGAVKTIEAAENLGINRFIMVSAFQANNRENWNEAIKPYYVAKHYADRALLQSNLNYTIIRPGGLVNEPGTGNVAAAEELERGSIAREDVARTILASLTEENTYKRSFDLISGNTAIAEALRKI from the coding sequence ATGAAAGTATTCGTAGTTGGGGCAAATGGGCAAATCGGTAAATATCTTGTAGATTTATTAAAAGATAGCCCGGATCATAGTGTACGGGCAATGGTTCGTAAAGAAGAACAAAGTAAGCATTTAGAGAAAAACGGAATTGAATCCGCTGTCGTGAGCTTAACCGGATCGGTGGATGAGATTGCGAATGCGGCAAAAGGCTGCGACGCCATCGTGTTTACAGCAGGATCCGGAGGAAGCACCGGCGCTGATCAAACGCTGTTGATTGATTTGGACGGTGCTGTTAAAACGATTGAAGCGGCAGAAAACTTGGGAATCAACCGATTCATCATGGTGAGTGCATTTCAGGCCAATAATCGTGAAAACTGGAATGAAGCCATCAAACCGTATTATGTGGCCAAGCACTATGCGGATAGGGCATTGTTACAAAGCAATTTAAATTATACGATCATTAGGCCAGGCGGTCTGGTGAATGAACCGGGGACGGGCAATGTGGCTGCCGCCGAAGAATTGGAAAGAGGTTCGATTGCCCGTGAAGATGTGGCACGAACGATTCTTGCTTCTTTGACTGAAGAAAATACTTACAAGCGTTCATTTGATTTAATCTCTGGTAATACTGCAATCGCGGAAGCATTAAGGAAAATCTAA
- a CDS encoding sugar O-acetyltransferase produces the protein MSTEKEKMVNGEPYMAADPELIRDRENARKLTRLYNQTTESEGNERTALLKQLLGSTGLNVYIEPTFRCDYGYNISVGENFYANFDCVILDVCEVKIGRDCMLAPGVHIYTATHPLDPFERSSGVEYGKPVTIGDHVWIGGGAIINPGVTIGNHSVVASGAVVTKDVPEGVVVGGNPAKVIKHIEGIK, from the coding sequence ATGAGTACTGAAAAAGAAAAAATGGTGAACGGGGAACCTTACATGGCCGCTGATCCGGAATTAATAAGAGATAGGGAAAATGCCAGAAAGTTGACCCGGTTATACAATCAGACAACGGAAAGCGAAGGGAACGAACGAACTGCCCTGCTGAAACAGCTTTTAGGTTCCACTGGGCTAAATGTTTATATTGAACCCACTTTCCGTTGTGACTATGGATACAACATTTCTGTCGGGGAAAACTTTTATGCTAATTTCGATTGTGTCATTTTGGATGTTTGTGAAGTGAAAATTGGCAGGGACTGCATGTTGGCTCCCGGAGTGCATATCTATACAGCCACACATCCGCTGGATCCTTTTGAACGCAGTTCTGGAGTGGAATACGGAAAGCCGGTTACGATTGGGGATCACGTATGGATTGGCGGAGGGGCCATCATCAATCCTGGTGTAACAATTGGGAATCATTCCGTCGTCGCTTCAGGGGCAGTCGTAACAAAGGATGTTCCTGAAGGTGTTGTTGTCGGCGGAAACCCAGCGAAGGTCATCAAGCATATTGAAGGAATTAAATAA
- a CDS encoding ATP-binding protein, translating to MINRLPIEIANTLQASRKNPAEFEELIRSGGYLPPEMELMVDAITALSMGKNILLKGPTGAGKTKFAETLSNLFNQPMFSVNCSVDLDAESLLGFKTLAYKEEKQVIEFVPGPVTNSMNHGHFLYIDEINMAKPETLPLINGVLDYRRTITNPFTNEVITAKDGFNVIAAINEGYVGTVPLNEALKNRFVVIEVPYIEGEQLKQLIETNTKLKDARSIELFVKLSSDLINAVNQGKVAEDAASIRALLDACDLSVLIPPKRAILRSIVDKLDEEREREFVKNLADTLF from the coding sequence ATGATTAATCGATTACCAATAGAAATCGCAAATACATTACAAGCAAGCAGAAAAAATCCTGCTGAATTCGAGGAATTGATCAGGAGCGGCGGATATCTGCCTCCCGAGATGGAGTTGATGGTGGATGCCATCACGGCCTTAAGCATGGGGAAGAATATCCTTTTGAAGGGTCCGACAGGGGCTGGAAAGACAAAGTTTGCCGAGACATTATCGAATTTATTCAACCAGCCGATGTTCAGTGTCAACTGCTCAGTGGACTTGGATGCCGAAAGTTTATTGGGCTTCAAGACGTTGGCTTATAAAGAGGAAAAACAGGTGATAGAATTCGTTCCTGGACCAGTGACCAATTCGATGAATCACGGTCATTTCCTATATATAGATGAAATCAACATGGCAAAACCGGAAACCCTTCCGCTTATCAATGGTGTGCTTGATTACAGAAGGACGATAACGAATCCGTTCACGAATGAAGTCATAACGGCAAAAGATGGCTTTAATGTGATTGCTGCAATCAATGAAGGGTATGTCGGTACAGTGCCGCTGAATGAAGCGCTAAAAAATAGGTTTGTCGTAATTGAAGTTCCTTATATCGAAGGAGAGCAGTTAAAGCAATTGATTGAAACCAATACAAAGTTGAAGGACGCAAGAAGCATTGAATTGTTCGTTAAACTGTCGAGTGATTTGATAAATGCCGTGAATCAAGGGAAGGTGGCTGAAGATGCGGCATCGATCAGGGCTTTGCTTGATGCTTGCGATCTGAGTGTGTTGATCCCGCCGAAACGGGCGATTCTTCGTTCCATAGTGGATAAGCTGGACGAGGAACGGGAGCGTGAGTTTGTGAAGAACTTGGCTGACACATTATTCTAA
- a CDS encoding CD3324 family protein yields the protein MKYVKATAVLPEKLIVEIQKYVQGETIYIPKPEKAHHKWGTRSGSRELIDDRNASIKYAFKDGHTIHQLAEEYFLSAETIKKIVYSK from the coding sequence ATGAAATATGTAAAAGCGACGGCCGTTTTGCCTGAAAAGCTGATCGTTGAAATTCAAAAGTATGTGCAAGGTGAAACCATATATATCCCTAAACCTGAAAAGGCCCATCACAAATGGGGAACCCGTTCGGGATCAAGGGAATTGATCGATGATCGAAATGCCTCTATAAAATATGCATTCAAAGACGGTCATACCATCCATCAATTAGCCGAAGAATATTTTCTCTCCGCGGAAACCATCAAGAAAATCGTTTATTCCAAATAG
- a CDS encoding vWA domain-containing protein, whose product MKYIRFNDSIIDTALFLQLQDLSTVLSGIPELEFEYNYGSFIDLIENKVTASHFWENGNKEVKEAGLKTDVLLRTIGTLHHSTIQSMKEYKDIIGESSLPKFAAQLFALLEDLRLEELVKKERPGTKRWFSVRGAYLKQYFESQLATNVTRSFALDELYCLIYLLLQSDRPDPIFPRANVRQLEELEKLKPFIHSVFEATKTSDITRICEQIVFRVNDGYEDTMNEYFIFPIANVEKYKANTLFDELTRNDELVNDDTEDADEEKSEFIDEKFSTWHRENKNGESNSTFLQFELEQGTKTSLMGGGAREAEDADQALASIQGSSGESRQKEYNQQETMEKKQTNMGKSGDHPFGEENKDVVQVIKEAQIPTHTEEKRYREFVADIEPFKRKLSSTIEKTLENKKNAPRKDLVFGRLSKKLLPLVFEENPRVFYKKNQDSNEMDAVFTLLIDCSASMHNKMDETKRGVVLFHEVLKKLKIPHSIVGFWEDANEVREGYQPNYFHVIQSHSDSLYLNSGAKIMQLEPEEDNRDGYSIRVATMELEKRREKNRFLLVFSDGEPAASDYDQNGIVDTHLAVSEARKKGIEVIGLFLADGGIEESEELTMKNIYGKERLMIPSVAELPEQFTPLLKKLLLKTI is encoded by the coding sequence ATGAAGTATATCCGTTTCAATGATTCAATAATAGATACGGCTCTTTTTTTACAGCTGCAGGATCTTTCGACCGTATTATCCGGCATTCCTGAGCTGGAATTCGAATACAATTATGGCTCCTTCATTGATCTGATCGAGAATAAGGTCACAGCCAGCCATTTTTGGGAAAATGGCAATAAGGAAGTGAAGGAAGCGGGACTGAAAACGGACGTGCTCCTCAGGACGATAGGTACGCTGCATCATTCAACAATCCAGAGCATGAAGGAGTACAAGGACATCATCGGGGAAAGTTCGCTTCCGAAGTTTGCAGCCCAATTATTCGCGTTATTGGAAGACTTGCGTTTGGAAGAATTGGTGAAGAAAGAAAGGCCAGGCACGAAAAGATGGTTCTCGGTAAGGGGGGCTTACCTTAAACAATATTTCGAAAGCCAATTGGCGACGAATGTCACAAGAAGTTTTGCACTGGATGAATTATACTGCCTCATCTATTTACTGCTTCAATCTGACAGGCCGGACCCGATTTTCCCAAGGGCCAATGTACGGCAGCTGGAAGAACTGGAGAAACTCAAACCGTTTATCCATTCTGTCTTTGAAGCCACAAAAACGAGTGACATCACGAGGATTTGCGAGCAAATCGTTTTCCGTGTGAACGATGGATACGAGGATACGATGAATGAATATTTCATCTTCCCCATTGCAAATGTGGAAAAGTATAAGGCAAATACCTTATTTGATGAACTGACTAGAAATGATGAACTGGTGAACGATGATACAGAAGATGCTGATGAAGAAAAAAGTGAGTTCATTGATGAAAAATTCTCGACATGGCACCGGGAGAATAAGAACGGCGAGAGTAATTCGACTTTTCTTCAATTTGAATTGGAGCAGGGAACGAAAACAAGTCTGATGGGCGGAGGTGCACGGGAAGCGGAAGATGCCGACCAGGCACTGGCTTCCATCCAGGGTTCATCAGGGGAAAGTCGACAAAAGGAATACAATCAGCAGGAAACGATGGAGAAGAAACAAACGAATATGGGTAAAAGTGGTGATCATCCATTTGGTGAAGAAAACAAAGACGTCGTTCAAGTAATCAAGGAAGCACAAATACCAACACATACAGAAGAGAAACGCTACCGTGAATTTGTTGCGGATATCGAACCGTTCAAGAGAAAACTCTCCAGTACAATTGAAAAGACACTGGAAAATAAAAAGAACGCACCAAGAAAAGATTTGGTTTTTGGCCGCTTATCGAAGAAATTACTGCCGCTTGTATTTGAAGAAAATCCTCGGGTCTTTTATAAAAAGAATCAGGATTCAAATGAAATGGATGCCGTATTCACATTGCTGATCGATTGCTCCGCTTCCATGCATAACAAAATGGATGAAACGAAACGAGGGGTCGTCCTGTTTCATGAAGTACTGAAAAAATTAAAGATCCCCCATTCGATCGTTGGATTTTGGGAAGATGCAAATGAAGTGAGAGAAGGGTATCAGCCGAACTACTTCCATGTGATCCAGTCCCATTCCGATTCTCTTTATCTAAACTCAGGAGCTAAAATCATGCAGCTTGAACCAGAGGAAGACAACAGGGACGGATACAGTATCAGGGTTGCTACAATGGAATTGGAAAAAAGGCGTGAAAAAAACCGGTTCTTGCTCGTGTTTTCCGATGGTGAGCCGGCAGCAAGCGATTATGATCAAAATGGCATTGTCGATACACATCTTGCTGTTTCGGAAGCCAGGAAAAAAGGCATAGAAGTCATCGGCCTGTTTTTAGCGGATGGAGGCATCGAGGAAAGTGAAGAATTAACGATGAAAAACATCTATGGCAAAGAGCGCCTAATGATTCCGAGTGTAGCTGAATTGCCAGAGCAATTTACGCCGCTGTTAAAAAAACTGCTGCTGAAGACCATTTGA
- a CDS encoding DUF4023 family protein, protein MKSSKEFVESIQEQQKKEEGNFRRQGNGNPAQKLPNKKH, encoded by the coding sequence ATGAAAAGTTCAAAGGAATTTGTTGAAAGCATTCAAGAGCAGCAGAAAAAGGAAGAAGGTAATTTCCGCCGTCAAGGTAATGGGAATCCCGCTCAGAAATTACCGAATAAAAAGCATTAA
- a CDS encoding sensor histidine kinase, which translates to MERTMTVRELCEMHTHLLDKDIQILENLSTNLSLIANLNKANIFIDCPVLEGKHAIVVAEACGHSVKSVYDHPVVGKFAYEAFEPAVFYVLRTGKDMFVNRALTQEGAMVQQSVVPIRGGCNRVIAVLIMEKVIHEELETSKQFDRQDQQNSLVPEFIEESIFLINNQNRLVYTNPAAINLVSDICMTDCVLGESIFDYFPGLADVLASKEDILMKEMNIGKKIFQIKKFHLGNKNSDETFIIIRDLTELRDKERELISKSVAIREIHHRVKNNLQTVASLLRLQMRIGAPEESKPHLLVSLNRVLSISSVYEIILASSQVDHVDLLELIRKIGDMIVHTEGHARQRLSIEYSGGELHSIDSDIGISVALVVNELIHNCVKHAFKEGMEGKITVCFQKDGPELEIQVKDDGIGYSPAVKPTLGLDIIRMTVENDLDGEFSIHRIKEGTLASVRFPYKR; encoded by the coding sequence ATGGAACGGACAATGACTGTCCGAGAATTATGTGAGATGCATACTCATTTACTGGACAAGGATATTCAGATTCTTGAAAACCTATCAACGAATTTATCGTTGATAGCCAACTTGAATAAAGCGAATATATTTATCGATTGTCCTGTGCTTGAAGGGAAGCATGCCATTGTCGTCGCAGAGGCATGCGGACATTCCGTGAAATCGGTTTATGATCATCCGGTTGTCGGGAAATTTGCCTATGAGGCTTTTGAACCGGCAGTATTTTATGTATTGCGCACCGGAAAGGATATGTTCGTGAATCGGGCATTGACTCAAGAGGGAGCAATGGTCCAGCAAAGTGTCGTTCCAATCAGGGGGGGATGCAATCGTGTCATCGCCGTTTTGATCATGGAAAAGGTGATCCATGAAGAACTTGAAACTTCTAAACAGTTTGATAGGCAAGATCAACAAAATTCCTTAGTTCCTGAATTTATCGAGGAGTCCATTTTCCTGATTAATAACCAAAACCGACTTGTCTATACGAATCCTGCTGCCATTAATCTAGTATCGGATATATGTATGACGGACTGTGTTCTAGGTGAATCCATTTTCGATTATTTTCCTGGCTTAGCCGATGTTCTAGCTTCAAAAGAGGACATTTTGATGAAGGAAATGAACATTGGTAAAAAGATTTTCCAAATAAAGAAATTCCATTTGGGCAACAAGAATTCCGATGAAACGTTCATCATCATCCGGGACCTGACGGAACTGCGGGATAAAGAGAGAGAGCTGATTAGCAAGTCGGTGGCCATTCGTGAAATTCATCATAGGGTGAAGAACAATTTGCAGACAGTCGCCAGTTTACTTCGGCTGCAAATGCGGATAGGAGCCCCTGAAGAAAGCAAGCCCCATTTATTGGTCAGTTTGAATCGGGTGTTAAGCATATCGTCGGTTTATGAAATCATTCTGGCAAGCAGTCAGGTCGATCATGTGGACCTGCTTGAGCTTATTAGGAAAATTGGCGATATGATCGTTCATACGGAGGGTCATGCCCGTCAAAGACTGAGCATTGAATATAGTGGTGGCGAGCTTCATTCCATTGATTCCGACATTGGCATTTCTGTCGCTCTGGTTGTGAATGAGCTCATTCATAATTGTGTGAAACATGCATTCAAGGAAGGGATGGAAGGGAAGATTACCGTATGCTTTCAAAAGGATGGTCCCGAATTGGAGATTCAAGTAAAAGATGATGGCATCGGATATTCACCTGCAGTGAAACCAACTTTAGGGCTGGATATCATCCGCATGACGGTGGAAAATGATTTGGATGGGGAGTTTTCGATTCATCGCATTAAAGAAGGTACCCTGGCTTCTGTAAGATTTCCATACAAGAGGTAG
- a CDS encoding FusB/FusC family EF-G-binding protein, whose protein sequence is MEPFIRSEQYNFIKSQTQILINGHATANDKDVINTLKTVAKERVLSLFSDLSEEQKQLLDPVDAIKDPAQAEVFLLQVKPFVIPFKEVTEKTIKKLFPKAKKLKAPLLENIDLREISYLGWDDVGSGKKFIIAPHHNKLTGLHGTIKPANKKGICAICSRFEEVGMFMSETKGTVQGTYIKKGNYICLDSMKCNQNVTTLDKMTDLIERLK, encoded by the coding sequence ATGGAACCTTTTATCCGGAGCGAACAGTATAATTTCATAAAATCCCAAACACAGATTCTCATAAATGGACACGCGACTGCCAACGATAAAGATGTGATCAACACCCTGAAAACAGTCGCCAAAGAACGAGTATTAAGCTTATTCAGTGACTTGAGCGAAGAGCAAAAACAACTGCTGGATCCAGTAGATGCCATTAAAGATCCCGCACAAGCCGAAGTCTTTCTCTTACAGGTAAAGCCATTTGTGATCCCATTTAAAGAAGTAACCGAAAAAACGATAAAAAAATTATTTCCTAAAGCAAAGAAATTAAAAGCCCCTTTGCTGGAAAACATTGATTTGAGGGAGATTTCATACTTGGGATGGGATGATGTCGGTTCCGGAAAGAAATTCATCATTGCACCTCATCATAATAAACTCACCGGGTTGCATGGAACCATTAAACCAGCCAACAAAAAAGGGATCTGTGCCATATGCAGCCGCTTTGAAGAAGTAGGGATGTTCATGTCGGAAACGAAAGGAACCGTCCAAGGGACATACATTAAAAAAGGGAATTATATTTGTCTGGACAGTATGAAATGCAACCAGAACGTAACCACCTTGGATAAAATGACCGACCTAATCGAACGGCTGAAATAA
- a CDS encoding ANTAR domain-containing response regulator, whose product MVKRILVVEDESIVLLDITIMLKDAGFDVVGHARNGEKAIELAHALQPDLVLMDIKMPKMNGLKASDVISNTFQIPVLLLTAFSQREYIDEAKRANIVGYLVKPITEANLIPAVEIALQQAANTKKHQERNAQLDETLTNRKVIEKAKGIIMKRKNVTEEIAYNKLRRLSMDKQLSMETVARRIIANDQKQVNR is encoded by the coding sequence GTGGTCAAGAGGATTTTGGTCGTGGAGGATGAATCGATTGTTCTGCTTGATATAACGATCATGCTCAAGGATGCAGGCTTCGATGTTGTAGGACATGCCCGTAATGGCGAGAAGGCGATTGAATTGGCACATGCACTACAGCCAGATCTCGTTTTGATGGATATCAAAATGCCAAAAATGAATGGGCTTAAGGCTAGCGATGTGATATCCAATACCTTTCAGATTCCAGTCCTGCTTTTAACTGCATTCAGCCAGCGTGAATATATCGACGAGGCGAAGCGCGCGAATATCGTCGGATATCTTGTAAAGCCAATTACGGAGGCGAATTTGATTCCGGCAGTGGAGATAGCTTTGCAGCAAGCAGCCAATACAAAGAAGCATCAGGAACGAAATGCTCAATTGGATGAAACGCTCACAAATCGTAAAGTCATTGAAAAGGCAAAAGGAATTATCATGAAAAGGAAGAATGTAACAGAAGAAATTGCTTATAATAAGCTGAGAAGGCTAAGTATGGATAAGCAGCTTTCCATGGAGACGGTGGCACGTCGAATCATTGCAAATGATCAAAAACAAGTAAATAGATGA
- the brnQ gene encoding branched-chain amino acid transport system II carrier protein, which yields MSQKAPLSFIIVTGLMLFALFFGAGNLIFPAMLGQSAGTNLWSASLGFIITGVGLPFITILAFGFSGKNDVQSLASRAHPLFGIIFTVVLYLSLGPLFALPRTGSVSYEIGIKPFLSNDVGFLPLLIFTIIYFGIACLLSINPSKMLDIVGKILTPLLLIFIGILIVVAIINPMGEIQSPVADYSDNSFFKGFKEGYLTMDTLAGFAFGIIVINAIKDKGITSRKEVLGFCMKAGLIAATLLVIVYASITYVGATSVEKLGQLGNGGDVLAQASNHFFGSAGAVLLGLIVIAACLTTSIGLITACATYFNKILPAVSYKSYVVIFSVFSAAVANVGLTKLISITVPVLTALYPVAIVLIVLTFFHSFFKGKSEVYLGSLLLTAIISIMDGIVASGIKMEAVSDFFTQYLPLYSVGVGWVIPAIIGGVLGYMVYIMKGDPKEAY from the coding sequence ATGTCACAGAAAGCACCACTTTCATTTATCATTGTAACAGGGCTAATGCTGTTTGCTTTATTTTTTGGTGCAGGAAACTTAATTTTCCCTGCCATGCTCGGGCAATCCGCCGGGACTAATTTATGGTCGGCCAGTTTAGGGTTCATCATTACTGGGGTGGGTTTGCCATTCATTACAATATTGGCATTTGGTTTTTCGGGTAAAAATGATGTACAATCGCTTGCAAGCAGGGCACACCCGTTATTCGGCATCATTTTCACAGTCGTTCTTTATTTGTCTTTGGGACCGCTTTTCGCGCTTCCCAGAACGGGGAGTGTATCATACGAAATAGGGATTAAACCTTTCCTTTCTAATGATGTCGGCTTTTTGCCATTGCTGATATTCACGATCATATACTTTGGAATTGCCTGTTTATTATCCATCAATCCATCAAAAATGCTGGATATCGTCGGGAAAATATTAACACCATTATTATTGATTTTCATCGGGATCCTCATTGTGGTCGCCATCATTAACCCAATGGGTGAAATCCAGTCACCAGTGGCTGATTATTCAGATAATTCTTTCTTCAAGGGATTCAAAGAAGGATATTTGACTATGGATACGCTGGCCGGATTTGCATTTGGGATCATAGTCATCAATGCAATCAAAGATAAAGGGATAACATCAAGAAAAGAAGTGTTAGGCTTCTGTATGAAAGCCGGCTTAATAGCTGCCACTTTGTTGGTGATCGTTTATGCGTCTATAACTTATGTCGGGGCAACAAGTGTGGAAAAGCTCGGTCAGCTGGGTAATGGAGGAGACGTTTTGGCTCAAGCCTCGAATCATTTTTTCGGATCGGCTGGTGCCGTGTTGTTAGGGTTGATTGTAATCGCTGCATGCTTAACGACAAGCATCGGTTTGATAACGGCTTGTGCAACGTATTTCAATAAAATACTGCCTGCTGTATCGTATAAATCATATGTCGTCATCTTCTCTGTTTTTAGTGCGGCTGTTGCCAATGTAGGTTTGACCAAGCTCATTTCCATTACAGTGCCTGTGTTAACGGCGCTTTATCCCGTAGCGATCGTTTTAATTGTTCTAACATTCTTCCATTCCTTTTTCAAAGGGAAATCGGAGGTATATTTAGGAAGCTTATTATTAACGGCGATCATCAGCATAATGGATGGAATAGTGGCATCAGGCATTAAAATGGAAGCTGTTTCGGACTTTTTCACTCAATACCTTCCACTATATAGTGTAGGGGTGGGATGGGTGATTCCTGCCATCATCGGCGGTGTATTGGGCTATATGGTATACATTATGAAAGGTGACCCTAAAGAAGCCTATTAA
- a CDS encoding MEDS domain-containing protein — translation MKSKMNQLFEDQKNVHVLYSYNEMEKYIKQVLNFIQDGIAAGDYVILVENDRIYPIIHKELSTRLTKDQMEFLHFVNNFDFYCSSGSYHPPAIEEYFNKTVQPYVENKISFRSWAHVEWATMEEPLHIIEDFERTVDEAVNLISFPLICAYKGERMPDYLKTILLETHPYVLKDDDIIICEQYLPSSLK, via the coding sequence TTGAAAAGCAAAATGAATCAGTTGTTCGAAGACCAAAAAAACGTTCATGTGCTGTATTCCTATAATGAAATGGAAAAGTACATTAAACAAGTTTTGAACTTTATCCAAGATGGCATCGCAGCGGGAGATTACGTCATTCTTGTTGAAAATGACCGTATTTACCCCATTATTCATAAAGAACTGAGCACACGGTTAACGAAAGATCAAATGGAGTTCCTTCACTTTGTGAACAACTTCGATTTCTATTGTTCAAGCGGCAGTTATCATCCTCCTGCAATCGAAGAATACTTTAATAAAACGGTACAGCCCTATGTGGAAAATAAAATCTCTTTCCGATCATGGGCACATGTGGAATGGGCAACCATGGAAGAACCGTTGCATATTATAGAAGATTTTGAGAGAACAGTAGATGAAGCTGTAAATCTGATTTCGTTTCCTTTAATTTGTGCGTACAAAGGTGAGAGGATGCCAGACTACCTGAAAACCATATTGTTGGAAACACACCCTTATGTTCTAAAAGACGATGATATCATCATTTGTGAACAATACTTGCCATCTAGTTTGAAATAA
- the eutH gene encoding ethanolamine utilization protein EutH — MEMVGKFVIYIIMVCAVVGAIASIKDSEQGLGKQFMEGLHTVGHIFIPAAGIMASIPYLSWFIDAVCGPIFAAIGADPALAATTILATDMGGYQLAAELQESYEGWIMAMIVGFMSGATIVFSIPMGLAMLEKRDHKYMALGVMSGILTIPIGAFISSVLVVATNSKIREVISTNADSTYEFALSYLKIALNLSPLLIFVVLLALGLYFLPDLMIKGFMWFGKILDAAIKLVLVFSIVEIFTGLFSNVFGAWGFHPIMADKADQFRALETAGYIGIMLAGAFPMIYLIQKYAGKPLEAMGSKIGLSKAGSAGILATVANILAMFKLVKDMPPKDKVINISFAVCAAFLLGDHLSFTANFQPSLILPIIVGKLSAGAIGIGLAYWLSVPKALELEEKDREAGVIGVNEYKTKNAEENGNEIQVV; from the coding sequence ATGGAGATGGTTGGTAAATTCGTAATTTATATCATTATGGTGTGTGCCGTTGTCGGTGCTATTGCATCGATTAAAGACAGTGAGCAAGGCTTGGGCAAACAGTTCATGGAAGGTTTGCATACCGTTGGCCATATATTTATCCCGGCAGCTGGAATCATGGCATCGATCCCTTATTTATCATGGTTCATCGATGCAGTATGCGGCCCGATTTTCGCTGCGATCGGTGCAGATCCCGCCCTCGCCGCAACAACGATTTTGGCAACGGATATGGGGGGCTACCAATTGGCGGCCGAGCTGCAGGAATCATATGAAGGCTGGATCATGGCGATGATTGTCGGATTCATGTCTGGTGCAACGATTGTATTCTCGATTCCAATGGGGCTTGCGATGCTGGAGAAGCGTGATCATAAATACATGGCACTTGGTGTCATGTCAGGAATCCTGACGATTCCGATTGGCGCTTTTATCTCAAGCGTGCTGGTGGTGGCAACGAATTCGAAAATCCGTGAAGTGATTTCCACGAATGCGGATTCTACATATGAATTCGCGTTGAGCTATTTGAAAATTGCCCTGAATCTTTCCCCGCTTCTTATTTTTGTGGTCTTGCTCGCGTTAGGTCTTTATTTCCTGCCTGATTTGATGATCAAAGGTTTCATGTGGTTTGGAAAAATATTGGATGCTGCAATCAAACTCGTACTCGTGTTTTCGATCGTGGAAATTTTCACCGGGCTGTTTTCCAATGTATTTGGTGCTTGGGGGTTCCATCCGATCATGGCCGATAAGGCAGACCAGTTCCGTGCCCTGGAAACGGCGGGGTATATCGGGATAATGCTGGCAGGTGCCTTTCCAATGATTTACCTCATTCAAAAATACGCAGGCAAGCCGCTTGAAGCGATGGGTAGCAAAATCGGGCTGAGCAAAGCGGGGAGTGCAGGGATATTAGCCACGGTAGCCAATATATTGGCGATGTTCAAACTTGTTAAAGATATGCCGCCGAAAGATAAGGTCATTAACATTTCCTTCGCCGTGTGTGCGGCCTTCCTATTAGGGGATCATTTATCATTCACAGCCAACTTTCAGCCCTCCTTGATATTGCCGATCATTGTCGGCAAGCTATCTGCCGGAGCGATTGGAATCGGTCTTGCTTACTGGCTGTCCGTTCCGAAAGCTTTGGAATTGGAGGAAAAGGATCGTGAAGCAGGAGTTATCGGCGTAAATGAATATAAAACGAAAAACGCAGAAGAAAACGGCAATGAAATCCAAGTGGTGTAA